The Primulina eburnea isolate SZY01 chromosome 12, ASM2296580v1, whole genome shotgun sequence genome includes the window GGTGTGGCAAGTTTGATTCTGCTTTGGATGTTTTGGATTATGTCGAGAGAGACTCAAATGTTATTAGTTGTTTGAGTCCTGATATATACAGCTCTGTTTTTGTTGCTCTTGTGAGGAAGAATCAGATTGGCATTGCTTTGTCGATGTTCCTCAAGCTTTTGGACTCATCCTCCGCACTTGGTAATGGGGTTGTCATTCCTGATGCTATTGCTTGTAACGAGTTACTTGTCGGTCTCAAGAAGGCAGACATGAAAGATCAATTCAAACAAGTTTTCGGTAAACTACGTGCGACAAAGCTATATCCCTTGGATAGACGTGGTTATAATATATGTATTCACACATTTGGTCGTTGGGGTGACTTTGTTACAGCTCTCAGTTTGTTTAAAGAGATGAAGGAAAAAGGTGGTTCCTTTGATCCTGATTTGTGCACCTATAACAGCCTCATCCACGTGCTTTTCTTGCTTGGGAAGGTGAATGATGCCCTCATTGTTTGGGAGGAACTTAAGGGTTCCTCAGGGTCATGAGCCCGACGCATATACCTATCGAATTCTTATTCAGGGTTGTTCTAAATCTTACCGGACCAATGATGCATTGAAAATCTTCAATGAGATGCAGTGTAATGGTATACGTGCAGGAACTGTTGTTTATAACTCCCTCCTTAATGGTTTGCTCAAGTCAAGAAGGCTAGTGGAAGCTTGTAATCTTTTTGAGAGAATGGTTGATGACGATGGTGTTAGGGCTTCGTGCTGGACGTATAATATACTCATCGATGGGTTGTATAGAAACGGAAGGGATGAAGCAGCTTACACTATGTTTTGTGACTTGAAGAGAAAAGGTAATGATTTTGTGGATGGTGTTACTTATGGCATTGTCATTTTGCAACTTTGTCGGGAGGATCGACTCGAGGAGGCATTCCAGTTGGTGGAAGAGATGGCGGCACGTGGTTTTGTCATTGACTTGGTGACTGTGACCTCGTTGTTGATTGCACTTTACAAGCAAGGTCGGTGGGATTGGACGGAGCGACTCATGAAACATGTTAGAGATGGGAATTTGGTTCCAGCTCTACTTAGTTGGAAATCCTCCATGGAAGGTTTATTAAGGGGTCCTCAAAGCAAGACGAGAGACTTGACACCCATGTTTCCATCAAGAAATGATCTCGCCGAGATTTTGAATGTCTCAAATGTAGTCGATATGAAAGGTGATGGTTCACTTGGTTCAGAAGATGACAAAATCCTTTATGACGAAAATGACAGTTGGTCATCTTCTCCGTACATGGATCTGCTGGCGAATTGGGTCACCTCCGATCATCATCCTTCTCAATCTTTCTCGCTGACGCGGGGGGTTCGAGTGATGGCTAAAGGTGAAGATtcttttgatattgatatggtgAACACCTATTTATCTATTTTTCTGTCCAAGGGGAAGTTGAGTTTAGCTTGCAAgttatttgagattttcaccgatatGGGTGTCAACCCAATCACCTTTACTTACAACTCCATAATGAGTTCTTTTGTCAAGAAGGGGTACTTCAAGGCGGCATGGGGGGTCCTTCATGCCATGGGTGAGACTGTTAGTCCGGCAGACGTAGCAACATACAACGTGATAATTCAAGGTCTGGGAAAGATGGGCAAAGCCGATCTCGCAAATGCTGTTCTCAACAAATTAACAAAAGAAGGTGGTTATCTCGACATTGTGATGTACAATACCTTGATCAACTCCCTTGGAAAGGCTGGCCGAATCGATGACGCGAACAAACTGTTTCAACAAATGAAAACTAGTGGTATAAATCCCGATGTAGTTACATATAATACGCTTATCCAAGTGCATAGTAAGGCGGGTCGACTTAAGGATGCTTACAAGTTCTTGAAGCTGATGTTGGATGCTGGATGTGCACCTAACCATGTGACTGACACCATTCTTGATTTTCTTGGAAAGGAAATTGAGAAGGTTAGATACCAGAAGGCTTCAATTATGCGACACGAAGCAAATGATCCTTCCTAAGGATCAACCACATATGCCACAACCTATTCTGGATTTCTGGTGTTGCTCCTGTCCATTTGCATGAGGCTTCCACTGCTGAGACCAGCGTTGCCGTCCATTTCAGGACGTTTGAATTGGCTTCTTGAGATATTCTTTTGAGGTATTCTTGTATTGAGATTGATATATCTTAAATTGGAAAGTTGATTAGAATATTCAGAAGTATAGAAAAATCAGGAATGACATGATCGATCTACACactaattaacaaaatatgtTGTGGGCTCGCTTTATTTTGGAATGAAATTTCTTGCTTCATTTTGTGCAACATGTTTTCTTGCATTAATAGGGATGACAATGGGTACAAATAAAATAGACACTCGACTTGAACCCAACCTGTTTGGGCCGGGTTTGGGTAATGTTAAATGAGTAATGGTTGGGTAATGAGTCTAACAAGTTTGATAGGTAGAATCAGTTCACTTTTCGAGCATGAATTCAAGGCGGGTCTGAATTCATGTTTAAACAGGGGAAGGATTTCCGGTCCTTAAAAATATGATGGATCGGTTTATGGATCCTGCTAAATCCGACTCAAACCCTACCAATTATAATTCCTATAAATAAAACTCATATTTTGGCAAATAAATCTTGTATTGTTGAAAAATAAGAGTCGGAATATTTGaagttgaaaataagagttgtaaatattgaaaattactctgtgatgatgtatgtaatgatgtatttatttttggattatttccaaaaaaattctataaataggttTCTCAATTTGTGTAGAAAACCACCATTGAGTAGACAGAAAATTTTATGAATTAtttagtttaatatattttgtaagtaaattttttatttttaacatgtatataattattaaaaaattatttttttaatacaacACACGTGAGGATGGGGAATCGAACTCGAGGTGCCAACTAATCTGATAAGAGGTGAGACCATTGGAATACAAATCCAgtctcaaaaatttgtattaatatatatgtattcggatgaatctgtaaacaaagtgGGGCAAAGGATCTTATTTCCTATCTTGTGGTGACAGCTACGGGTGAGAATCATCTGTCTATTCATCTTAGTTTGGATTGTGATAAAATATCTGTGagtcaattattttttttccagCTATTTATTGTTCAATTGCAAAATTAGAGTTTGccacaaaaatattatttccaaGTATTTTTGTAGTGATGTAAGCGATGAGGtatgcagtgattgattgctaGCTAAGGACAAAACAACAGCACACAAATTCAAATAACTTTGTTCTCCTTTCTAAATTGTCGTTGGTTCAAGTGTGACTTACTATGTTGGCAAACATTTATGTGATACGATgatacggatcgtattttgtgagacagattttttatttgggttattcgtgaaaaaatattacattttatacTAAGGCTCCGTTTGGTTTAAGAGATAAAGTAGGTTTATATTATTTAACCTACTTTATCCCTCGTTTGGTACGCATAATTATTTAACCCACCTTATgtctcctatgaatgattaggttatattaggtaggttaaaataatacctcctcaccctctaggattatttatcctacTCTTAATCCATCCTACTTTTCCAATTTTAtccttctcctaaattcaaactcaccaccacttcccgccgcCGCAACGACCGCTGCCGGCCGACGCCGCCCCCCGCCAGCCGCCGACCGCCGCCGGCCGAGCACCGGCCAACCACCGGCGCCGGCCGAAATTTCCGGCTGGCCGTTTCCGGCCGCAGCCCCCCGCCGGCCGTTTCCGGCGGACCATTTCCGGCCGGTCACCGGCCGTCGCCGCCGCCGCGAAAGAgaagggcaatttcgtcttttcatcaaaaaattcaaaattatcctacacttaaaaatcttaccaaacataatattattttaccccATATTAATACatcctaccacaatcattttctttatcatttacatactaatcattagtttatcataTCCTTATCATATCAttccaaccaaacgtagcctaaaagtattaatttttattgtgaatatcggtagactcgtctcatagataaagattcgtgatatcATCTCACAAGATATCTACTATATTATGTTTTATAAAAAGTGTCAAAAAAATGCGGATTAAACGATAAGCTTGGAAAAAATATTGCGTGTAAAAATTGTTAAAAACAAGgaaaaacatatattttttaataaggttataagttattttttaaaatataaattgtagcttttaaattttattttaaataataaaatatgaatattaaACAAAAAAACTCTAAAGATCGAAATAAAATATGTTATGAACCTTCTTTTCTTTGCAAACAAAGCAATTTGAGTAAAGTCTTTTCAttgttattttaataaaaaaaaattatcaatttaaTCGTTCGTActtaacaaattaataaaaaaattataaatttaattgttCGTACTTGACAAATACTAGCGTTCATAGGCATGTGATTCTTACAAGCTACATATATTAAAACTTTTTGATGTTAATGACTAACATTTGTGTGAAGAAGTTATATTAAAacagaaaatttaaaatattaattttataattattttttatattagaaGTGAAacaatcatttaaaaattaaaaaatatagaaaaaGATAAATACTTTTATATTTAGATAGTATttacaattttaattttttattataatataaaaaaatacctCAAAGTGGCCGGGGCGGCGACATTTACCAATAATTTGAGGAGTGAAATTTGGAGAGAGGCAAGTAAAAGGTAGGTTGCAAAATTGGGGAGACCGATGTTTGTATCCTATTAGAGAAGGAATGTTAATTTTGTTTAATATCGGTATTAAGAAATGTGACATGGCTGCCACATGGATTTGTTGCTTTAACCATCCATAATATCAAAATTCTATCCATCTATCGAAGAGTGTtagattattaaataaatacaatatGTGTTTCATCTCAAAAAACTTGTTTAGTCGATGTCTGCGACGTCCCACTTCTTTCGCAGACTCTCATGAAAGTATCAATGTTAAGTTATAAACTCAAGAGGTGTTTTATCCAAAAAGAATCTATTTGATGGTGTAACATCTTAAGTTTATAAGCATCTCTTTATTAGTTTAATATCTCGATGTGAGACAGTTGTAATATCTTTAATCCATTGAAAAGTCGACGTTCGCGATGACCCACTCTAGACAGTTTTCACTAACCTTTTCCTATGATGGCTCTTTTCTATTTCACTTTTTTCGAAAAACTTGTTTAGCCGATCTCTGCGGCGTCCTACTTCTACCGCATACTCTCAACGAGAATACAAATGTTAAGTTACAAACTCAAGATGTGTCTATCGCAAAAAATATATTGAATGATGTAACATTTTAAGTTTATAAGCATCTATTTATTAGTTTAATATATCGATGTGAGACAGTTGTAATATTGTCAACTCATTGAGAAACCGACATTCACGAAGACCTACTTTAAACCACTAACCTTTTTCTACTATAGCTCTTTTCTATTTCACTTTTTTCGTTACGCTTACTCTCAATAAATACATCAATATTAGATTATAAACTCAAAATCGAATCATCCGACAAGACTTTCGTCTTGACTtgtattaatttaatatatcaaTTTGATATGATTGCAACAGTTTGACTAATTCATGCATCGTCCAGTTGCTTGATGGTCTTtctgttattatatataatcaaTTCTCAGCTACAAATCAAAATCCATCTTCGAAACCAGAAAACTACACCATTATCGAATCTTGGTGCTGCGAAATGAGCTCGAAAGAAGCAGAACTCCCTCCCCATGTTCTCATTTTCCCTCTGCCAGCTCAAGGGCACATGAACCCCATGCTCAATCTAGCCCAACTCCTCTGTTTATCCAATTTCCATGTCACATTCATTGCCTCCGAATTCAACCACCGTCGTCTCCTCAAGCACACCAACATCCTTTCAACCTTGGAAAGATATCCTGGATTACAGTTTCAGACGATCCCAGATGGTCTCCCCGATGACCACCCTCGCGCTGGTCAGAGAGCCATGGAGATAGTTTGGTCTGTACTAAACATTATGGGGCCATGTTTCAAGAAAATGATGATCGAGAAAGAATTGTTCGCTTCTGCTGGCAGGAGACCTGTAACGTGCATAATAGCAGATGGGGTGTTGAGTTTCGCCGCCGATTTCGCGGAAGAGAGAGGGATTCCGTTGATCTACTTCCGGACTATGAACGCTTCTGCTTTCTGGGCGTATTTCTCCACGGATCGACTCATTGAAGCCAAGCAAATACCATTTCAAGGTGCcatttcttattctcttataTTTAATCAGGAATATTGCCTCGTCAAATAGGGATATGATGCATAAATATTGTACATTTTAATTTTAACTTATTATCTCTTGTAATTATTTTCAAACATTGGGTTTATATGCCAAAACTTTCTAGTTTACTGGGAATTTTTCTTTCCCTTTTACTATTGGTATTTTTGTTCACTGTACTGTCAATCAAAATTGAATTTTAGTTATGTATCTTTCAGGGTTTTTTAGTTAGCAAGCAATATATCAATTTATATCATGAAAACATGAAACATCATGAAATTTTGGCAAGAAATTTGGATATTTCAGTAAAGAAGATATAATTAGATGTTGATAGAATGTCACAGCGTGAGAGTTGAGAGTTATTTTGTTTGGAATTCTTGATCTTTGCTTATGGGTGGTAATACAGAAAATGGAATGGACAAACTAGTGAAATGCATTCCTGGAATGGACGGTTTCCTAAGATGCCGCGATCTTCCAAGCTTTTGTCGCGTGGATGATGCAAATGATCATACTCTTTCGCTGTTGTTTAACTCGACAAGGCAAACTATGCGAGCAAAAGCACTCATTTTGAACACATTCGAAGATCTAGAGCAACCTGTATTATCCAATATTTCGAAACACTTTCCGAGACTCTACACCATTGGACCAGTCAACACGCACTTGAACTCGAGGCTCACGGAGAACAAAAACAATCACTCGACCCCTTCGGCTAGCCTATGGGCCGAAGATCGCAGTTGCATAGACTGGTTGAACGCACAGAAACCAAAGTCAGTAATTTATGTCAGCTTTGGGAGCTTAACAACGGTGACAAGAGAGCAACTACTCGAGTTTTGGCACGGATTAGTGAATAGCAATCATAGATTCTTATGGGTAATGAGGCCCGGTTCTATCGAAGGGAGTCATATCCCATCTGAGTTGGATAAGGGTACTAAAGAAAATGGTTACATGGTGGAATGGGCACCGCAAGAGGAGGTGCTGAACCACCCCGCGGTTGGTGGGTTTTTGACGCATAGTGGTTGGAATTCCACTTTGGAGAGTATCGTCGCAGGCGTGCCTATGATATGTTGGCCGTATTTTGGTGATCAAATGGTTAACAGTCGGTTCGTGAGCGAAGTTTGGAAGATTGGGGTGGACATAAAGGATAGTTGTGATCGAGTTGTGATTGAGAATGCTGTAAGAGAAGTGATGGAAGTGAGGAAGGACGAGTTCTTGGAAAGGGCCGATCGTCTTGCGAAGATGGCGAAAATGGCAGTCAGCGAAGGTGGATCGTCATACCGCAATTTAAATGGTTTAATGGAGTATATTCGATCATTCATTATTTGACACCACAAATCATTTTGACTCAATAACGACGTTGGAGCCTTGGTCGAGTTCAATAAAATTAGGCCGCAATTAATTTGGTGTACGTGTGTAATTTTTTaagttataaattatttttcaaaactaAACCTGTAGATTATACAAAATCGTATCCGAATCTAATTAATGTATTAACACATATATTTAGTTTAtccttttaaaaataatttatccaATTTACTCCTACTAGATGAAGGTAATGCACTTACTACCAGTATTTTCAATACCGGACTGAACGGACCTATTCGATCAACAAACGGTCACTGATCTGGTCCGAAATACCCTAAAAAACCGTTTTAGAACCTGTCCAAACCAGGTAAAAAACCGGTCGAATCGGTTATGAACCGGAAAACAAGTTGAATCGTTTGAGCtgattttttgatttttttttagaaaaaattccTTTTTTAGatcttaaatataatattttattatatatatatatacataaatattTGGAATTTGGACTTTGTTAAAAATGGTTTTTTCACTGTTTGAGATGTATACAATAAATAGTTAAATAAGTAAAATTATCATATGGGAATTAACAACATACCGTATCACGTCTTCTGTAGACGTGATGTATATATAAAGTCATGCTTGACTTGTtggtttttttatataaaaaaaattttattttgactttatggttttttattaaaaaaattaaataatttttttaattaacaaGATAAGTACCTCATACATCTCATCACTAACGCGAATTTTAAATATTACAATAATTTAGATAAGTTACTTTTTTagaaggcaaaaatttgtgtaagacggatctcttatttgggtcatccatgaaaaagtataattttttatgtttagattattatttttattgaaaatatggataggattgacccgtctcacagatagacggtctcacatgagattcacTCTTTTTAAAATGACGTactactttttaaaaaaaaaaaatcaaatcacaCCGTCTAGGACTGCATgacttaaatattttttaataaaaaaaccaAGTCCAGTTTGACTTTATATACACATCACGCCTTCTGTGAAGATGTAATCATGTAATACCATATATATTGTTAATTTCCTTATAATTTATTCTATGCACCTAATAATGTTTCATAGTGATTAAAATTTTTCATGTGGAAGACAGCATGCATGCAGCCTCCAGTTGTTACATTAATATGACGTgaaatgcattaaatgcattttGTCTACACCATTGATGGTGGTAGGTGGTATCGGGTAGATGAGATCTTATTTATGTGGGTATTCTCTtcacttcatttcaacgggtaagatcttgccacatatacaatttcaaaaaaaaagtgggtcctatatatgcatggacaaatcttgGCCATATATCCATCCTATCATGAGGACAATGTTCACATGGATAAGATGAAATAAACCGTGCAATCGTATGTATGTCTTATTTATCAGAGTTGTGCAGCTGATAAGTTTGCCAATGTGCTGCGTATGAGATTCGCTTGGAACTTACTTCAATGTTATCGGAAAATGCATCTAAACATCATTCGGCATTTCAGATCATCTCTTTCTCAGTTTTTTTTCTTCTCAACTCAAAGTATTTGGTTAATTTAagtgtttttattattattatttgtgaattagtttttctttgttttcaaaaagtgattttatttagaagcattgtgtgagacggtatcacatgtcgtattttgtgagacggatatcttagtTAGGTCAtcgatgaaaaaatattattttttccgctaagagtattattttttattgtgaatatcggtaaggttgatccgtctcaacAGTGAAaagttttaatatataaaatattatattataatctttttgtttttgtcattgttttaaaaataataattttaagtgTTTTTCACATAAACCTTAATgtctaattttattatttatttttatctaaATATACTGACATTATACCTTGGACCGACATGACAATGCCGTTTTGTTACATTATATAAGACACGTTAAATTTTCGGTTAATTGGTAAAAATACATCTGTCAAAATTTTGATTAGGATTCAGTATccatgagttttttttttcttttttttttcttttttttttaagctAATGACACCAACTTATGTTGTGTTTTAACTCCCTACAAATGGTAATTTTACTATTTTAGCCTTAAATATTTGACAATTTTCTTATTTCATTTCTTAACTCAATATACACATTATTTTCTTAAGCGTTTTTTTTTACTAATAATCCAATTAAAGTTAACAGTAGAAGAATTTGTTCAATGGTATTGaatgttgaaattttttttgttttatcttGATGACTATTGGGAAAATATGTTTAGAAAATATAAGTATGTAGTTGATCGAATGGTACCAGCATAGTATGATCACTTAATTGTTTTGACATTTATATGTTAGTATAATTAATGTGCTATTTAGGTAACATTAATATGATACTTGATATTAATAAtttgttattttatataattgatCTGgtgttaatataattaattttttttaacaatgaTGATATCATTAATTTGATATTTggtattgatgatattttactTGGTATGGTTAAAATATTTTAGCTCATATTTATAACACAATAGAGATTTTTTATATAATGTAATAAGGGTATTTATGAGACCAAATCAAGTACCTATTGACTCGATTTATATATCTCAGGCTAAATCAAGTACACATTGACTATAATTAGGTTCTTAAAGTATCaatttagatattatattttaaattaacgaTACCATCAATAGAAGTCACTAAACATCAACTGcgaaatatatttttt containing:
- the LOC140807948 gene encoding LOW QUALITY PROTEIN: pentatricopeptide repeat-containing protein At4g01570 (The sequence of the model RefSeq protein was modified relative to this genomic sequence to represent the inferred CDS: deleted 2 bases in 2 codons), which translates into the protein MGFTERIMRHGRRGNTANLLLYSATFRTRFTTAANETVAAKRAAADLLLVASIAKALQNPGGIHYLEKNGEFIPLSEDVVLQTLRRNSLDVSKKLEFFHWCSFRPNYKHSVDTYSQMFKILCLRTHQHGNDIFELVSSMRNDGLVLNSSTFKLILDAFIRCGKFDSALDVLDYVERDSNVISCLSPDIYSSVFVALVRKNQIGIALSMFLKLLDSSSALGNGVVIPDAIACNELLVGLKKADMKDQFKQVFGKLRATKLYPLDRRGYNICIHTFGRWGDFVTALSLFKEMKEKGGSFDPDLCTYNSLIHVLFLLGKVNDALIVWEELKGSQGHEPDAYTYRILIQGCSKSYRTNDALKIFNEMQCNGIRAGTVVYNSLLNGLLKSRRLVEACNLFERMVDDDGVRASCWTYNILIDGLYRNGRDEAAYTMFCDLKRKGNDFVDGVTYGIVILQLCREDRLEEAFQLVEEMAARGFVIDLVTVTSLLIALYKQGRWDWTERLMKHVRDGNLVPALLSWKSSMEGLLRGPQSKTRDLTPMFPSRNDLAEILNVSNVVDMKGDGSLGSEDDKILYDENDSWSSSPYMDLLANWVTSDHHPSQSFSLTRGVRVMAKGEDSFDIDMVNTYLSIFLSKGKLSLACKLFEIFTDMGVNPITFTYNSIMSSFVKKGYFKAAWGVLHAMGETVSPADVATYNVIIQGLGKMGKADLANAVLNKLTKEGGYLDIVMYNTLINSLGKAGRIDDANKLFQQMKTSGINPDVVTYNTLIQVHSKAGRLKDAYKFLKLMLDAGCAPNHVTDTILDFLGKEIEKVRYQKASIMRHEANDPS
- the LOC140806897 gene encoding 7-deoxyloganetic acid glucosyl transferase-like isoform X2, translating into MSSKEAELPPHVLIFPLPAQGHMNPMLNLAQLLCLSNFHVTFIASEFNHRRLLKHTNILSTLERYPGLQFQTIPDGLPDDHPRAGQRAMEIVWSVLNIMGPCFKKMMIEKELFASAGRRPVTCIIADGVLSFAADFAEERGIPLIYFRTMNASAFWAYFSTDRLIEAKQIPFQENGMDKLVKCIPGMDGFLRCRDLPSFCRVDDANDHTLSLLFNSTRQTMRAKALILNTFEDLEQPVLSNISKHFPRLYTIGPVNTHLNSRLTENKNNHSTPSASLWAEDRSCIDWLNAQKPKSVIYVSFGSLTTVTREQLLEFWHGLVNSNHRFLWVMRPGSIEGSHIPSELDKGTKENGYMVEWAPQEEVLNHPAVGGFLTHSGWNSTLESIVAGVPMICWPYFGDQMVNSRFVSEVWKIGVDIKDSCDRVVIENAVREVMEVRKDEFLERADRLAKMAKMAVSEGGSSYRNLNGLMEYIRSFII